A window of Primulina tabacum isolate GXHZ01 chromosome 4, ASM2559414v2, whole genome shotgun sequence contains these coding sequences:
- the LOC142543426 gene encoding uncharacterized protein LOC142543426, with the protein MRDFPSCFGENGVQVADASSSGLGARKGPHNSVTCMYKCKLLGKSCLISIIWSKNIMGQCLSVELDDASNRCICKVDVKPSLFSKRKGSKCFEVNASKIEVFWDLSSAKFGPGPEPFEGYYVAVVCKGEMILVIGDLRKEAFKKTGAISAFCNAMFISKREHISGKRVYGTKAQFCDNGQIHDLRIECDSSTNDEPSLLIRIDAKPVMQVKHLQWKFRGNYSILVDGLPVEVYWDVHNWLFGSSLGNAVFMFQTSLSAEKLWSSPTFPNSSAFSRSCSDSFMDSKVPGLGFSFFLYAWKTE; encoded by the coding sequence ATGAGGGACTTTCCATCTTGTTTTGGAGAAAATGGTGTTCAGGTTGCTGATGCTTCTTCTTCTGGCTTAGGTGCGAGAAAAGGTCCTCATAATTCTGTTACTTGCATGTATAAGTGTAAATTACTCGGTAAGTCTTGCTTAATCAGCATTATATGGAGCAAGAACATTATGGGTCAGTGCCTTAGTGTTGAATTAGATGATGCATCAAATCGTTGTATCTGTAAAGTAGATGTGAAACCTTCTTTGTTCTCAAAAAGAAAAGGATCCAAATGTTTTGAAGTGAATGCTAGTAAAATTGAGGTGTTTTGGGATCTTTCTTCGGCGAAATTTGGTCCTGGACCTGAGCCTTTTGAGGGGTATTATGTCGCAGTTGTTTGTAAGGGGGAAATGATTTTGGTAATTGGGGATCTTAGGAAAGAAgcattcaagaaaactggagcTATTAGTGCCTTTTGCAATGCAATGTTCATCTCGAAGAGGGAGCATATTTCTGGAAAGAGGGTATATGGTACCAAGGCACAATTCTGTGATAATGGACAGATTCATGACCTGAGAATTGAGTGTGATTCGAGTACGAACGACGAACCTAGTTTACTGATTCGTATTGATGCAAAACCAGTGATGCAGGTGAAGCATCTCCAATGGAAATTTCGAGGAAATTACTCAATATTGGTGGATGGGCTCCCTGTTGAAGTCTATTGGGATGTTCACAATTGGCTATTCGGTTCAAGTTTAGGGAATGCAGTGTTCATGTTTCAGACAAGTTTATCCGCAGAGAAGTTGTGGAGTAGCCCAACTTTCCCCAATTCCTCCGCATTTTCGCGGAGCTGCTCCGACAGTTTCATGGATTCTAAAGTACCAGGTCTTGGCTTTTCTTTCTTCTTGTATGCTTGGAAGACTGAGTAA